A section of the Pleuronectes platessa chromosome 7, fPlePla1.1, whole genome shotgun sequence genome encodes:
- the exosc6 gene encoding exosome complex component MTR3, translating to MPTDTKRVRGPEASQSPSLFVSKPAAAPPSLGTRADGRRWGQVDVRPLFVRCGLVSQAKGSAYLEAGSTKLLCGVYGPKETERKDETDMKCGRLTTDMRFAPFSCPERGSWIQGSQDKDLSQMLHESLQPAVCLQKYPRSQIEVNVMVLENSGSVLAHAITCASLALADAGIEMYDLVLGCSIRQDGDSYVVDPSYTEQNSCSSVDSDNQGNLTVAFLPSLNQISGLQSDGEMTEETLTAGVRTCIEGCYKLYPVIQQALAKAVRRAAPPPSES from the exons ATGCCGACCGACACCAAACGTGTTCGCGGCCCGGAGGCGTCTCAGAGCCCGTCTCTGTTTGTGAGCAAGCCCGCGGCCGCTCCTCCGTCCCTCGGCACCCGAGCGGACGGCCGGCGCTGGGGTCAGGTGGACGTCCGGCCCTTGTTCGTCCGGTGCGGGCTGGTGAGCCAGGCCAAGGGCTCCGCGTACCTGGAGGCTGGAAGCACCAAGCTGCTGTGCGGCGTGTACGGCCCCAAAGAGACTGAGAGGAAGGACGAGACCGACATGAAGTGTGGAAG ATTAACCACCGACATGCGTTTCGCTCCGTTCTCCTGCCCAGAGAGGGGCTCCTGGATTCAGGGGAGCCAGGACAAAGACTTATCCCAGATGTTGCATGAGAGTCTGCAGCCGGCGGTGTGCCTCCAGAAATACCCGCGCTCTCAGATCGAGGTCAACGTGATGGTTCTCGAGAACAGCGGCTCAGTTCTGGCCCATGCGATCACGTGTGCTTCCCTCGCTCTGGCAGACGCAGGGATTGAGATGTACGATCTGGTGCTCGGCTGCTCCATCCGGCAGGACGGCGACTCTTATGTGGTCGACCCGTCTTACACGGAGCAGaacagctgcagctcagtcGACAGCGACAATCAGGGAAATCTGACTGTTGCTTTCCTCCCGAGTCTGAACCAGATTTCTGGGCTGCAGTCGGATGGAGAAATGACTGAAGAGACTCTGACAGCAGGGGTTCGGACCTGCATCGAGGGATGTTACAAACTGTACCCGGTCATCCAACAAGCTCTGGCCAAGGCTGTACGCAGGgctgcccccccaccctcagAGAGCTGA
- the cpne2 gene encoding copine-2, with translation MAYTLGSATEGQTLSVGPQRCVTRVELSVTAASLLDRDVASKSDPFCVLFHEVDGNWVELGRTETAVNNLNPVFGVKFRVDYHFEEIQKLRFALFDEDKCATQLYEHDFLGELICTLGLIVSNKKLHRPLILANGKPAGKGSITITAQELSDNRIITLTLSGRKLDKKDFFGKSDPYLEFHKQGEDGKWMLVHRTEVIKNTLDPSWKSFTVPLISLCNGDVDRNIKVLCYDYDNDGGHDFIGEFQATVSKMTEAQNSVEVEFDCINPKKQKKKKNYKNSGIIIVKSCKVTRDYTFLDYILGGCQLMFTVGIDFTASNGNPREPSSLHYINPLGSNEYLAAILAVGQIIQDYDTDKMFPALGFGAQLPPEWKVSHEFAINFNPTNPFCKGVEGIAEAYSTCLPHIRFYGPTNFAPIISHVARFAAQALQQEKAAQYFTLLIITDGVISDMDETRHAIVQASKLPMSIIIIGVGNADFAAMEFLDGDASVLRSNSGEEAVRDIVQFVPFRDFRNAPKETLAKSVLAELPQQVTQYFKQRNLPPSNPAPE, from the exons ATGGCCTACACTCTGGGCTCAGCCACCGAGGGCCAGACGCTCAGTGTCGGGCCCCAGCGCTGCGTCACCCGGGTGGAGCTGTCCGTCACCGCCGCCAGCCTGCTGGACCGAGATGTAGCGTCCAAGTCCGACCCCTTCTGTGTTCTCTTCCACGAGGTGGATGGAAACTGGGTGGAG CTCGGCCGCACTGAAACCGCTGTGAACAACTTGAATCCAGTTTTCGGAGTGAAGTTTCGGGTGGACTATCACTTCGAGGAGATCCAGAAGCTTCGCTTTGCCTTGTTCGACGAAGACAAGTGCGCCACTCAGCTCTACGAACACGACTTCCTCGGAGAATTAATTTGTACACTCGGACTG ATTGTGTCCAATAAAAAACTCCACAGACCATTGATCTTAGCCAATGGGAAGCCAGCTGGCAAGGGATCCATTACA ATCACAGCCCAAGAGCTGTCTGACAACAGAATCATCACTCTGACCCTGAGTGGGCGTAAACTGGATAAGAAG GACTTCTTCGGGAAGTCGGACCCTTACTTAGAGTTTCACAAACAAGGAGAAGATGGTAAATGGATGCTGGTGCACAGGACGGAG GTCATAAAgaacactttagacccgtcgtGGAAATCGTTTACTGTGCCGCTCATCTCTCTCTGCAATGGAGATGTGGACAGAAACATCAAG GTTCTGTGTTATGACTATGACAACGATGGAGGCCATGATTTCATAGGAGAGTTTCAAGCTACGGTTTCCAAGATGACTGAAGCCCAGAACTCAGTGGAG gtggaGTTTGACTGCATCAACCccaagaaacagaagaagaagaagaattataAAAACTCTGGAATTATCATTGTCAAGTCATGTAAG GTTACCAGAGACTACACCTTCCTGGATTACATACTGGGAGGATGCCAGCTCATGTTTACC GTGGGAATTGACTTCACAGCATCCAATGGGAACCCTCGCGAGCCGTCCTCCCTCCATTACATCAACCCACTGGGCAGCAACGAGTACCTCGCTGCCATTTTAGCTGTAGGACAAATCATACAGGACTATGATAC CGACAAAATGTTTCCTGCTCTAGGATTTGGAGCTCAACTCCCACCAGAGTGGaag GTGTCGCACGAATTCGCCATCAACTTCAACCCCACTAACCCCTTCTGCAAag GTGTGGAGGGCATTGCCGAGGCCTactccacctgtctccctcaCATCCGGTTCTATGGCCCTACAAACTTTGCTCCAATCATCAGCCATGTAGCGCGTTTCGCCGCCCAGGCCCTTCAACAGGAGAAAGCAGCG CAGTACTTCACTCTCCTCATAATCACAGATGGTGTCATCAGCGACATGGACGAGACGCGTCACGCCATCGTGCAGGCGTCTAAACTACCCATGTCCATTATCATAATTGGCGTGGGCAACGCAGACTTTGCTGCCATGGAGTTTCTGGATGGAGACGCCAGCGTGTTGAGGTCCAACTCAGGAGAGGAGGCTGTTCGAGACATCGTGCAGTTCGTCCCCTTCAGGGATTTCCGTAAT GCTCCCAAGGAGACTCTGGCCAAGTCGGTTCTGGCCGAGCTGCCTCAGCAGGTCACTCAGTATTTCAAGCAGAGGAATCTCCCGCCCAGCAACCCGGCCCCGGAGTGA
- the psme3ip1 gene encoding PSME3-interacting protein: MEGGGAPAVDLSRKFVSETELDEKRKQRQEEWDKVRKPDDPEEAPEEAYDSRTLFERLQEQKDKKQEEYEEQFKFRNMVRGLDDDESSFLDEVSRQQSLVEKQRRDEEKKELLEYRSALVKKASTETRKEPEKKVAPKHSGPEQRTSHLSQAHLLAGAVKRRSSSQSSDTSKRQKVEITAATTGNGDRHTEQEAGGAGGAEDQQTVPDLTSTTPSAPQGSGQGVLHLPSAAVCVGVLPGMWVYSGSSDSDSSSDSEGSVDPIMLPYPRLNRAYR, encoded by the exons ATGGAAGGGGGAGGGGCACCGGCTGTCGACCTGAGCAGGAAGTTTGTGTCCGAAACTGAGCTTGATGAGAAAAGAAAGCAAAGACAGGAAGAGTGGGACAAAGTGAGGAAACCCGACGATCCAGAGG AGGCTCCGGAGGAGGCGTACGACTCTCGAACCCTCTTCGAGCGGCTGCAGGAGCAGAAAGACAAGAAGCAGGAGGAATATGAGGAGCAGTTCAAATTCA GGAACATGGTGAGAGGATTGGATGACGACGAGAGCAGCTTCCTGGACGAGGTCTCCCGGCAACAGAGCCTGGTGGAGAAGCAACGCAGGgacgaggagaagaaggagctgctggaatACAGAA GCGCTCTAGTGAAGAAGGCGTCGACTGAAACACGCAAAGAACCTGAAAAGAAGGTAGCGCCTAAACATTCAGGACCAGAGCAGAGGACCAGTCACCTGTCTCAAGCCCATTTATTGGCTGGAGCTGTAAAGAGGCGCAG ttCCTCCCAGTCGTCAGACACCAGTAAGAGACAGAAGGTGGAAATCACAGCAGCAACGACAGGAaacggagacagacacacag aacaggaggcaggaggagcagggggagctgAAGACCAACAAACCGTCCCCGACCTGACGTCCACGACGCCCTCGGCTCCCCAGGGCTCCGGCCAGGGCGTCCTACACCTGCCGTCCGCCGCCGTGTGCGTCGGCGTTTTACCGGGAATGTGGGTTTACTCTGGCAGCAGCGACTCTGACAGCAGCTCGGACAGCGAAGGTAGCGTGGACCCAATCATGTTGCCGTACCCCCGGCTCAACAGGGCttacagatag